Proteins from a genomic interval of Lolium perenne isolate Kyuss_39 chromosome 1, Kyuss_2.0, whole genome shotgun sequence:
- the LOC127339336 gene encoding 3'-5' exonuclease-like produces MPITYHAPRQRPPHPAPSPRRRSTADEELVVMDDGTVIRTTVTSCAYDVACFLREVQARFREEVHEYNHKSQERPEQDRHHCLVVGLDTEWRQSFENGKPRHQVAVIRFCVADRYLVYQVYHAEYIPAAAFLADPAFCFAAVRVDGDVKRLWEDCNIQVAHTVDLPPVAAAVLGRPELWQAGLKTLAREVMGTLVDKPKRVTMSRWAAPRLSGEQVRYACIDAFVSFDVARRDCSANPADGRV; encoded by the coding sequence ATGCCGATCACATACCATGCGCCCCGCCAACGACCTCCTCATCCGGCGCCGTCGCCTCGCCGCCGCTCGACGGCGGACGAGGAGCTCGTCGTCATGGACGACGGCACCGTGATCCGTACCACCGTCACCTCGTGCGCATACGACGTCGCGTGCTTTCTCCGGGAGGTCCAGGCGCGCTTCCGCGAGGAGGTCCACGAGTACAACCACAAGAGCCAGGAGCGGCCGGAACAGGACCGCCACCATTGCCTCGTCGTCGGCCTCGACACGGAGTGGCGCCAGAGCTTCGAGAACGGCAAGCCACGGCACCAGGTCGCCGTCATCCGGTTCTGTGTCGCCGACCGCTACCTCGTCTACCAGGTATACCACGCCGAGTACATCCCCGCCGCGGCGTTCCTCGCCGACCCCGCCTTCTGCTTCGCCGCCGTCAGGGTCGACGGAGACGTCAAGCGGCTGTGGGAGGACTGCAACATCCAGGTGGCCCACACGGTGGACCTGCCCCCGGTGGCCGCGGCCGTGCTCGGCCGGCCAGAGCTCTGGCAGGCGGGGCTCAAGACCCTGGCGCGCGAGGTCATGGGCACGCTCGTCGATAAGCCGAAGAGGGTGACCATGAGCAGGTGGGCCGCGCCGCGCCTCTCGGGGGAGCAGGTCAGGTACGCCTGCATCGACGCCTTCGTGTCCTTCGACGTCGCCCGGCGCGACTGCTCTGCCAACCCGGCCGACGGCCGTGTTTGA